From one Dermacentor silvarum isolate Dsil-2018 chromosome 3, BIME_Dsil_1.4, whole genome shotgun sequence genomic stretch:
- the LOC125944438 gene encoding uncharacterized protein LOC125944438 has translation MARYEGYTTNLDFTAIKAQSTTMVVPTTMHATVTAHTMVNGDMMGSRARAFEWNESYPLLCLALVVLAVLAMLVYMLSSARQHQPSRPDRSAHQVCRTEECLRYAHLLNASTVHDPCDDFYLHVCHGAMVAAQKQAVRPPPAARNAPDRVSLLLPLLEKTISEKAPREGEAQSALQKAAAYFVSCHEFADSNISAAGLEQLR, from the exons ATGGCGCGGTACGAAGGATACACTACAAACCTGGACTTTACTGCAATAAAG GCGCAGTCGACGACGATGGTCGTGCCGACGACGATGCACGCGACCGTGACGGCTCACACCATGGTGAACGGCGACATGATGGGCTCGCGCGCCCGCGCCTTCGAGTGGAACGAGTCGTACCCGCTGCTGTGCCTGGCGCTCGTCGTGCTCGCCGTGCTCGCCATGCTGGTGTACATGCTCAGCTCTGCGCGTCAGCACCAGCCCTCGCGGCCGGACCGGTCCGCGCATCAAGTGTGTCGCACCGAGGAGTGCCTGCGCTACGCGCACCTCCTCAACGCCTCGACGGTGCACGACCCCTGCGACGATTTCTACCTGCACGTCTGCCACGGTGCCATGGTCGCCGCGCAGAAGCAAGCCGTCCGGCCGCCACCTGCCGCCAGGAACGCGCCG GACCGAGTGTctctgctgctgcccctgctggAGAAGACGATCTCCGAGAAGGCGCCCCGCGAGGGCGAGGCCCAGAGTGCCTTACAAAAGGCAGCCGCCTACTTCGTCTCATGCCACGAGTTCGCCGACAGCAACATCAGCGCCGCCGGTCTCGAACAGCTCAGGTGa